One window of Gammaproteobacteria bacterium genomic DNA carries:
- a CDS encoding molybdenum cofactor biosynthesis protein MoaE, with protein MAAVRILTAPFDPWQTLQDYEQREHAGHTGLGATACFVGRMRDFNEGDNVRTMTLEHYPGMAERVLENLLDEALSRWPLEDGLIVHRVGEMQPAEPIVLAAVWSSHRAAAFEACRFLMEALKSKAPFWKKEALTDGSERWVEHNTPG; from the coding sequence ATGGCCGCGGTCCGCATCCTCACCGCCCCGTTCGACCCCTGGCAGACCCTGCAGGACTACGAACAGCGCGAGCACGCAGGCCATACCGGCCTGGGCGCGACGGCCTGTTTCGTGGGACGCATGCGGGATTTCAACGAAGGCGACAACGTCCGCACTATGACCCTGGAACACTATCCGGGCATGGCCGAACGCGTGCTGGAAAACCTGCTGGACGAGGCGCTTTCACGCTGGCCGCTTGAAGACGGCCTGATCGTGCACCGGGTCGGCGAGATGCAACCGGCCGAACCCATCGTGCTGGCCGCGGTGTGGAGCTCGCATCGTGCCGCAGCCTTCGAGGCCTGCCGGTTTTTGATGGAGGCCCTGAAGTCGAAGGCCCCCTTCTGGAAGAAGGAGGCCCTCACCGACGGTAGCGAGCGCTGGGTGGAACACAACACGCCCGGCTAA
- a CDS encoding MoaD/ThiS family protein — translation MSITVKYFASLRDRLGREGDRVDGAGTVAEIWQRATGEAELPPNVLIAVNQEYATLDQAVNTGDEVAFFPPVTGG, via the coding sequence ATGAGCATTACGGTTAAATACTTCGCCAGCCTGCGCGACCGGCTGGGGCGCGAGGGCGACCGCGTGGACGGCGCCGGCACGGTGGCCGAGATCTGGCAGCGCGCCACCGGCGAGGCGGAACTCCCGCCCAACGTGCTGATCGCCGTGAACCAGGAGTACGCCACCCTGGATCAGGCGGTAAACACCGGCGACGAGGTGGCGTTCTTCCCGCCGGTGACCGGAGGCTGA
- the moaC gene encoding cyclic pyranopterin monophosphate synthase MoaC, which produces MSELTHFNERGEAHMVDVGEKSETHRVAVAEGRIAMKPDTLEHIRLGDHRKGDVLGVARVAAIMGAKKTADLVPLCHPLALTSVEVDFALEKEPAAVRVHARVETRGRTGVEMEALTAVQVALLTIYDMCKAVDRGMEMGGVRLLRKSGGRSGDWRR; this is translated from the coding sequence ATGAGCGAATTGACGCATTTCAACGAGCGCGGTGAAGCGCACATGGTGGATGTCGGCGAGAAGTCCGAAACCCACCGGGTCGCGGTGGCGGAAGGCCGCATCGCCATGAAGCCCGATACCCTGGAGCACATCCGCCTTGGGGATCACCGCAAGGGCGACGTGCTCGGCGTGGCGCGGGTGGCGGCGATCATGGGCGCCAAGAAGACCGCCGACCTGGTGCCGCTGTGCCATCCGCTGGCCCTGACCTCGGTCGAGGTGGACTTCGCGCTGGAGAAGGAGCCCGCCGCCGTGCGGGTGCACGCCCGGGTGGAGACGCGTGGGCGCACGGGGGTGGAGATGGAAGCGCTCACCGCGGTGCAGGTGGCGCTGCTCACGATCTACGACATGTGCAAGGCGGTCGATCGCGGCATGGAAATGGGGGGCGTGCGCCTGCTGCGCAAGTCGGGCGGACGTTCGGGCGACTGGCGCCGCTGA
- a CDS encoding DUF2333 family protein, translating into MLERIRTAFSRFGTWSTNAFDRLLRYYHPETWRARGALWTTGLLAITLVIVLTGIGIYWSRTPASFDVVANAQAMAERDHEHLVPGYVTTATLITVMSTLLDKPGGYLSNDVMPPGVLLDNMPNWEFGVLVQSRDLAHALRNDFSRSQSQSTEDPDLVIAEPRFNFDSESWLFPPSESQYREGIKALQRYLHRLAQADDPDAQFYTRADNLNQWLGLVSKRLGSLSQRLSASVGQMRVNTDLAGDTAAHQATPRPSEMEVKTPWLQIDDVFYESRGSAWALIEFLKAVEYDFHDVLVKKNALVSLRQIIRELEATQQTVWSPIILNGSGFGLVANHSLVMASYLSRANAAVIDLRDLLTKG; encoded by the coding sequence ATGTTAGAACGGATACGCACAGCTTTCTCACGTTTCGGCACCTGGTCGACGAACGCCTTCGACCGCCTGCTGCGTTACTACCACCCCGAAACCTGGCGTGCGCGCGGAGCCCTGTGGACCACCGGCCTGCTGGCCATCACCCTGGTCATCGTCCTGACCGGCATCGGCATCTACTGGAGCCGCACGCCGGCCTCCTTCGACGTGGTGGCCAACGCCCAGGCCATGGCGGAGCGCGATCACGAGCATCTCGTGCCGGGCTACGTAACAACCGCCACCCTGATCACCGTCATGAGCACCCTGCTCGACAAACCCGGCGGATACCTGAGCAACGACGTGATGCCGCCCGGCGTGCTGCTGGACAACATGCCCAACTGGGAATTCGGCGTGCTGGTGCAGTCGCGCGACCTGGCCCACGCGCTGCGCAACGACTTCTCGCGCTCCCAGTCCCAGTCCACCGAGGACCCGGACCTGGTGATCGCCGAACCGCGCTTCAACTTCGACAGCGAGTCCTGGCTGTTCCCGCCTTCCGAGAGCCAGTACCGCGAAGGCATCAAGGCCCTGCAGCGCTACCTGCACCGGCTGGCCCAGGCGGACGACCCGGACGCCCAGTTCTACACCCGCGCCGACAACCTGAATCAATGGCTGGGCCTGGTGAGCAAACGCCTCGGTTCGTTGTCGCAGCGCCTCTCGGCGAGCGTCGGGCAGATGCGCGTGAACACCGACCTGGCCGGCGACACCGCCGCGCATCAGGCCACGCCGCGTCCTTCCGAGATGGAGGTCAAGACACCCTGGCTGCAGATCGACGACGTGTTCTACGAGTCACGCGGCTCGGCCTGGGCGCTGATCGAATTCCTCAAGGCCGTGGAGTACGACTTCCACGACGTGCTGGTGAAAAAGAATGCGCTGGTCAGCCTGCGCCAGATCATTCGCGAGCTGGAGGCGACCCAGCAGACGGTGTGGAGTCCGATCATCCTGAACGGCAGCGGCTTCGGCCTGGTGGCCAATCACTCGCTGGTGATGGCGTCCTATCTGTCGCGCGCCAATGCGGCGGTGATCGACCTGCGCGACCTGCTGACCAAGGGCTGA